One Ailuropoda melanoleuca isolate Jingjing chromosome 14, ASM200744v2, whole genome shotgun sequence DNA segment encodes these proteins:
- the VASH1 gene encoding tubulinyl-Tyr carboxypeptidase 1 isoform X2, translated as MPGGKKVAGGGSSGAAPTAAAAPSGVRRLETSEGASAQRDDEPEEEGEEDLRDGGIPFFVNRGGLPVDEATWERMWKHVAKIHPEGEKVAQRIRGATDLPKIPIPSVPTFQPSTPVPERLEAVQRYIRELQYNHTGTQFFEIKKSRPLTGLMDLAKEMTKEALPIKCLEAVILGIYLTNSMPTLERFPISFKTYFSGNYFRHIVLGVNCGGRYGALGMSRREDLMYKPPAFRTLSELVLDYEAAYGRCWHVLKKVKLGQCVSHDPHSVEQIEWKHSVLDVERLGREDFRKELERHARDMRLKIGKGTGPPSPTKDRKKDVSSPQRGQSSPHRRNSRSERRPSGEKKPSEPKAMPDLNGYQIRV; from the exons ATGCCAGGGGGGAAGAAGGTGGCCGGGGGTGGTAGCAGCGGTGCTGCCCCCACTGCCGCTGCCGCCCCCTCTGGTGTCAGACGTCTGGAGACAAGCGAAGGGGCCTCAGCCCAGAGAGACGATGAgccagaagaggaaggggaagaggaccTGCGAGATGGAGGCATCCCCTTCTTTGTCAACCGGGGTGGGCTGCCTGTGGACGAAGCCACCTGGGAAAGGATGTGGAAGCACGTGGCCAAGATCCACCCCGAGGGAGAGAAAGTGGCCCAGCGGATCCGTGGGGCCACAGACCTGCCCAAG ATTCCCATACCGAGTGTGCCTACGTTCCAGCCGTCTACGCCTGTCCCTGAGCGCCTGGAAGCCGTGCAGCGCTACATCAGGGAGCTGCA GTACAATCACACAGGGACACAGTTCTTTGAAATTAAGAAGAGCAGACCTCTGACAGG gctgATGGACCTGGCCAAGGAAATGACCAAAGAGGCCCTGCCAATCAAATGCCTGGAAGCCGTGATCCTGGGAAT TTACCTCACCAACAGCATGCCCACCCTGGAGCGCTTCCCCATCAGCTTCAAGACCTACTTCTCAGGGAACTACTTCCGCCACATCGTGCTGGGGGTGAACTGCGGCGGCCGCTACGGGGCGCTGGGCATGAGCCGGCGCGAGGACCTGATGTACAAGCCGCCCGCCTTCCGCACGCTCAGCGAGCTCGTGCTCGACTACGAGGCCGCCTACGGCCGCTGCTGGCACGTGCTGAAGAAGGTGAAGCTGGGCCAGTGCGTGTCCCACGACCCGCACAGCGTGGAGCAGATCGAGTGGAAGCACTCGGTGCTGGACGTGGAGAGGCTGGGCCGCGAGGACTTCCGCAAGGAGCTGGAGCGCCACGCCCGCGACATGCGGCTCAAG ATTGGCAAAGGGAcgggccctccctcccccaccaaggaCCGGAAGAAGGACGTTTCCTCCCCACAGCGGGGCCAGTCCAGCCCCCACCGCAGGAACAGCCGCAGCGAAAGGCG GCCATCGGGTGAGAAGAAGCCTTCTGAGCCCAAAGCCATGCCAGACCTCAATGGGTACCAGATTCGCGTGTGA
- the VASH1 gene encoding tubulinyl-Tyr carboxypeptidase 1 isoform X1: MPGGKKVAGGGSSGAAPTAAAAPSGVRRLETSEGASAQRDDEPEEEGEEDLRDGGIPFFVNRGGLPVDEATWERMWKHVAKIHPEGEKVAQRIRGATDLPKIPIPSVPTFQPSTPVPERLEAVQRYIRELHRYNHTGTQFFEIKKSRPLTGLMDLAKEMTKEALPIKCLEAVILGIYLTNSMPTLERFPISFKTYFSGNYFRHIVLGVNCGGRYGALGMSRREDLMYKPPAFRTLSELVLDYEAAYGRCWHVLKKVKLGQCVSHDPHSVEQIEWKHSVLDVERLGREDFRKELERHARDMRLKIGKGTGPPSPTKDRKKDVSSPQRGQSSPHRRNSRSERRPSGEKKPSEPKAMPDLNGYQIRV; the protein is encoded by the exons ATGCCAGGGGGGAAGAAGGTGGCCGGGGGTGGTAGCAGCGGTGCTGCCCCCACTGCCGCTGCCGCCCCCTCTGGTGTCAGACGTCTGGAGACAAGCGAAGGGGCCTCAGCCCAGAGAGACGATGAgccagaagaggaaggggaagaggaccTGCGAGATGGAGGCATCCCCTTCTTTGTCAACCGGGGTGGGCTGCCTGTGGACGAAGCCACCTGGGAAAGGATGTGGAAGCACGTGGCCAAGATCCACCCCGAGGGAGAGAAAGTGGCCCAGCGGATCCGTGGGGCCACAGACCTGCCCAAG ATTCCCATACCGAGTGTGCCTACGTTCCAGCCGTCTACGCCTGTCCCTGAGCGCCTGGAAGCCGTGCAGCGCTACATCAGGGAGCTGCA CAGGTACAATCACACAGGGACACAGTTCTTTGAAATTAAGAAGAGCAGACCTCTGACAGG gctgATGGACCTGGCCAAGGAAATGACCAAAGAGGCCCTGCCAATCAAATGCCTGGAAGCCGTGATCCTGGGAAT TTACCTCACCAACAGCATGCCCACCCTGGAGCGCTTCCCCATCAGCTTCAAGACCTACTTCTCAGGGAACTACTTCCGCCACATCGTGCTGGGGGTGAACTGCGGCGGCCGCTACGGGGCGCTGGGCATGAGCCGGCGCGAGGACCTGATGTACAAGCCGCCCGCCTTCCGCACGCTCAGCGAGCTCGTGCTCGACTACGAGGCCGCCTACGGCCGCTGCTGGCACGTGCTGAAGAAGGTGAAGCTGGGCCAGTGCGTGTCCCACGACCCGCACAGCGTGGAGCAGATCGAGTGGAAGCACTCGGTGCTGGACGTGGAGAGGCTGGGCCGCGAGGACTTCCGCAAGGAGCTGGAGCGCCACGCCCGCGACATGCGGCTCAAG ATTGGCAAAGGGAcgggccctccctcccccaccaaggaCCGGAAGAAGGACGTTTCCTCCCCACAGCGGGGCCAGTCCAGCCCCCACCGCAGGAACAGCCGCAGCGAAAGGCG GCCATCGGGTGAGAAGAAGCCTTCTGAGCCCAAAGCCATGCCAGACCTCAATGGGTACCAGATTCGCGTGTGA
- the VASH1 gene encoding tubulinyl-Tyr carboxypeptidase 1 isoform X3 has translation MPGGKKVAGGGSSGAAPTAAAAPSGVRRLETSEGASAQRDDEPEEEGEEDLRDGGIPFFVNRGGLPVDEATWERMWKHVAKIHPEGEKVAQRIRGATDLPKIPIPSVPTFQPSTPVPERLEAVQRYIRELHYLTNSMPTLERFPISFKTYFSGNYFRHIVLGVNCGGRYGALGMSRREDLMYKPPAFRTLSELVLDYEAAYGRCWHVLKKVKLGQCVSHDPHSVEQIEWKHSVLDVERLGREDFRKELERHARDMRLKIGKGTGPPSPTKDRKKDVSSPQRGQSSPHRRNSRSERRPSGEKKPSEPKAMPDLNGYQIRV, from the exons ATGCCAGGGGGGAAGAAGGTGGCCGGGGGTGGTAGCAGCGGTGCTGCCCCCACTGCCGCTGCCGCCCCCTCTGGTGTCAGACGTCTGGAGACAAGCGAAGGGGCCTCAGCCCAGAGAGACGATGAgccagaagaggaaggggaagaggaccTGCGAGATGGAGGCATCCCCTTCTTTGTCAACCGGGGTGGGCTGCCTGTGGACGAAGCCACCTGGGAAAGGATGTGGAAGCACGTGGCCAAGATCCACCCCGAGGGAGAGAAAGTGGCCCAGCGGATCCGTGGGGCCACAGACCTGCCCAAG ATTCCCATACCGAGTGTGCCTACGTTCCAGCCGTCTACGCCTGTCCCTGAGCGCCTGGAAGCCGTGCAGCGCTACATCAGGGAGCTGCA TTACCTCACCAACAGCATGCCCACCCTGGAGCGCTTCCCCATCAGCTTCAAGACCTACTTCTCAGGGAACTACTTCCGCCACATCGTGCTGGGGGTGAACTGCGGCGGCCGCTACGGGGCGCTGGGCATGAGCCGGCGCGAGGACCTGATGTACAAGCCGCCCGCCTTCCGCACGCTCAGCGAGCTCGTGCTCGACTACGAGGCCGCCTACGGCCGCTGCTGGCACGTGCTGAAGAAGGTGAAGCTGGGCCAGTGCGTGTCCCACGACCCGCACAGCGTGGAGCAGATCGAGTGGAAGCACTCGGTGCTGGACGTGGAGAGGCTGGGCCGCGAGGACTTCCGCAAGGAGCTGGAGCGCCACGCCCGCGACATGCGGCTCAAG ATTGGCAAAGGGAcgggccctccctcccccaccaaggaCCGGAAGAAGGACGTTTCCTCCCCACAGCGGGGCCAGTCCAGCCCCCACCGCAGGAACAGCCGCAGCGAAAGGCG GCCATCGGGTGAGAAGAAGCCTTCTGAGCCCAAAGCCATGCCAGACCTCAATGGGTACCAGATTCGCGTGTGA